In the Deinococcus ficus genome, one interval contains:
- a CDS encoding carboxypeptidase M32, giving the protein MSMDQLRRRLGQISDLKAAAGLLSWDQETYMPPEAGEIRGQQMATLAGLAHELFTDAQTAALLDGAHPQDDTDGAVLRVTRRDHDKATKLPTEFVEEYTRACSDAHHAWVEARQNSDFKVFQPHLQRVLDLTRRKAELRDPDAHPYDVLMDDYEPGMHATQVQAVFDDLRERTRPLLRRIVAAGNAADYSVLTRPFPAGAQKAFAWQVAGEAFGLQPDFARQDESAHPFQTNFSRSDIRITTRVEDYWPACLFGTWHETGHAMYERGVAAHWARTPVSSGTSLGVHESQSRMFENLLARSLPFWERYFPELERVAPEVTRGLDPQALYRAVNRVNPSLIRVEADEVTYNFHVMLRFALEMRLLDGSLKVADLPEAWNAQMQEDLGLTPPDDAQGVLQDIHWSAGLIGYFPTYTLGNLLSVQLLEAAQRDPAIAAGVQAAEYGPLREWLVQHVHRHGRSRTPEELTVQATGRPLTADPYVAYLHAKYEDIYNLK; this is encoded by the coding sequence ATGAGCATGGATCAACTTCGGCGCCGTCTGGGACAGATCAGTGACCTGAAGGCCGCCGCCGGCCTGCTGTCCTGGGACCAGGAGACATACATGCCCCCCGAGGCCGGGGAGATTCGCGGGCAGCAGATGGCGACCCTGGCCGGTCTGGCGCATGAACTGTTCACGGACGCGCAGACGGCCGCCCTGCTGGACGGCGCCCACCCGCAGGACGACACCGACGGGGCCGTGCTGCGGGTCACCCGCCGCGATCACGACAAGGCCACGAAGCTGCCCACGGAGTTCGTGGAGGAGTACACCCGCGCGTGCAGCGACGCCCACCACGCCTGGGTGGAGGCCCGGCAGAACAGCGACTTCAAGGTGTTCCAGCCTCACCTGCAGCGCGTGCTGGACCTGACCCGCCGCAAGGCGGAGCTGCGGGACCCGGACGCGCACCCCTACGACGTCCTGATGGACGATTACGAGCCCGGCATGCACGCTACCCAGGTGCAGGCCGTGTTCGACGACCTGCGCGAACGCACCCGGCCGCTGCTGCGCCGCATCGTGGCGGCCGGGAACGCCGCGGACTACAGCGTGCTGACCCGGCCCTTCCCGGCCGGGGCGCAGAAGGCGTTTGCGTGGCAGGTGGCCGGGGAGGCGTTCGGTCTGCAGCCGGACTTCGCCCGGCAGGACGAGAGCGCCCACCCCTTCCAGACGAACTTCAGCCGCAGCGACATCCGCATCACCACCCGCGTGGAGGACTACTGGCCGGCGTGCCTGTTCGGGACGTGGCACGAGACGGGGCACGCCATGTACGAGCGCGGCGTGGCCGCCCACTGGGCGCGCACGCCCGTGAGTTCCGGCACCAGCCTCGGCGTGCACGAGAGCCAGTCGCGGATGTTCGAGAACCTGCTGGCGCGCAGCCTGCCGTTCTGGGAGCGGTACTTCCCGGAACTGGAGCGGGTGGCGCCGGAGGTCACGCGCGGCCTGGACCCGCAGGCGCTGTACCGCGCCGTGAACCGCGTGAACCCCAGCCTGATCCGCGTGGAGGCCGACGAGGTGACGTACAACTTCCACGTGATGCTGCGCTTCGCACTGGAGATGCGCCTGCTGGACGGCAGCCTGAAGGTCGCGGACCTGCCCGAGGCCTGGAACGCGCAGATGCAGGAGGACCTGGGGCTCACGCCGCCCGACGACGCGCAGGGCGTGTTGCAGGACATTCACTGGTCGGCCGGGCTGATCGGGTACTTCCCCACGTACACCCTGGGGAACCTGCTGAGCGTGCAGCTGCTGGAGGCCGCGCAGCGGGATCCCGCGATCGCGGCGGGCGTGCAGGCGGCCGAGTACGGCCCGCTGCGCGAGTGGCTGGTGCAGCACGTGCACCGGCATGGCCGCAGCCGCACGCCGGAGGAGCTCACCGTGCAGGCCACCGGCCGGCCCCTGACCGCCGATCCATACGTGGCATACCTGCACGCGAAGTACGAGGACATCTACAACCTGAAGTAA
- a CDS encoding low molecular weight protein-tyrosine-phosphatase, with product MPEPAAPGRPLRVLALCLGNICRSPLAEALVRRELAAAGVPAVVDSAGTADWNVGRPADPRSREVAQRHGLDLGGRARQLTRQDVQAFDVILAMDAINAQDARALVAQAGGAAARVHLMREWDPEAPGADVPDPYYGGAEGFEDVYRMLERSAWGFAQAMRPPGP from the coding sequence ATGCCTGAGCCCGCTGCACCCGGGCGGCCGCTGCGGGTGCTGGCGCTGTGCTTGGGGAACATCTGCCGCAGCCCGCTGGCCGAGGCGCTGGTGCGCCGGGAGCTGGCTGCGGCGGGTGTGCCGGCCGTGGTGGACAGCGCCGGCACCGCCGACTGGAACGTGGGCCGTCCGGCCGACCCGCGCAGCCGGGAGGTAGCGCAGCGACACGGCCTGGATCTGGGCGGGCGTGCGCGGCAGCTGACCCGGCAGGATGTTCAGGCGTTCGACGTGATCCTGGCGATGGACGCCATCAACGCCCAGGATGCCCGAGCCCTGGTGGCGCAGGCGGGCGGTGCGGCGGCCCGCGTGCACCTGATGCGCGAGTGGGATCCGGAGGCCCCTGGTGCGGACGTCCCGGACCCGTACTACGGCGGCGCGGAGGGGTTCGAGGACGTGTACCGCATGCTGGAACGCAGCGCCTGGGGCTTCGCGCAGGCGATGCGGCCGCCGGGCCCCTGA
- a CDS encoding PadR family transcriptional regulator → MNQKAQLRLLILSVLERQPEHGYAIAQAIKTRSAGVLGAKEGNLYPALHLLEKDGLLSSTEVNAGGRTRREYRLTEAGHRELGRARSEWHTQVQAVQSVLAGGHT, encoded by the coding sequence GTGAACCAGAAAGCCCAGCTCCGCCTGCTGATCCTCAGCGTGCTGGAACGCCAGCCCGAACACGGCTACGCCATCGCCCAGGCCATCAAAACCCGCTCGGCCGGCGTGCTGGGCGCCAAGGAAGGCAACCTGTACCCCGCCCTGCACCTGCTGGAAAAAGACGGCCTGCTGAGCAGCACCGAGGTCAACGCCGGCGGCCGCACCCGCCGCGAGTACAGGCTCACCGAGGCTGGCCACAGGGAGCTGGGCCGCGCCCGCAGCGAATGGCACACCCAGGTGCAGGCCGTGCAGTCGGTCCTGGCCGGAGGGCACACATGA
- a CDS encoding helix-turn-helix domain-containing protein — translation MKLHERLRELRSERGLRLKDVAEVADISVPYLSDLERGRTNPSLETLQTLAGAYQITVHDLLEGVEFYGASTEGALPKGLADLISDPTLGPQITPDWVRTLSRIELRGKRPRDKQDWYEIYLHLKRILN, via the coding sequence ATGAAACTGCACGAACGACTCCGTGAACTCCGCAGCGAACGAGGGCTGCGGCTCAAAGACGTCGCCGAGGTCGCCGACATCAGCGTCCCGTACCTCAGCGACCTCGAACGTGGCCGCACCAACCCCAGCCTGGAAACCCTCCAGACGCTCGCCGGCGCGTACCAGATCACGGTCCACGACCTGCTTGAAGGCGTCGAATTCTACGGCGCGTCCACCGAGGGCGCCCTGCCCAAGGGCCTCGCCGACCTGATCAGCGACCCCACCCTGGGACCGCAGATCACGCCCGACTGGGTGCGCACCCTGTCCCGCATCGAACTGCGCGGCAAACGCCCCCGCGACAAGCAGGACTGGTACGAGATCTACCTGCACCTGAAACGCATCCTGAACTGA
- a CDS encoding S9 family peptidase yields MPERISLEALAALPSVQGVTVSHAGDQVAFYADWTGRFELYVQNLRTGERRQLTDGQAPKAIRAGFVWSRDDRRIYFSRDENGDERQAMFELDVKGGGVRALQHDPQSMDYVVDVHPDGGRLLVNSTRGGMMNVHLYDLTREGPDAWTALTTLGNATMAGGFSPDGSRLTVTTNESADLRNTDGYVLGSDGSGWRRVWHVQEGSRDSLGDWHPDGKHVAVSSDASGAGRVGLLNVDSGEVRWFTPEGGPDETPGRFSPDGRWLSVIRNVDSTLTPVLYDTRTGEGRVLNLPAGVATGSAFALDGRALVITQGTTTTRMQTLLYDLASDTAGVLLPAEYGDVNPADFVPGEYVRYPTTDGLTVPAILYRPRDLDPGRRYPALVHVHGGPTAQFFRMFDPHAQFLADRGYLVLCPNIRGSTGYGVAWRDANLLDWGGRDLADVAAGAAYLKSLPEVDPERLGIFGGSFGGYMSYLAPVKYPDLFRVSVPIVGISDLRQLHEDNSRVMPQLGYYFRTMMGDPEENAALWADRSAVTHAAHLKAHMFMMHGTNDPRCPVNQARGFRDALVAGGKREGEHFEYVEFGDEGHGSADIAGKTRSYRLMAEYFARHL; encoded by the coding sequence ATGCCTGAACGCATTTCGCTGGAGGCACTGGCGGCGCTGCCGTCCGTGCAGGGGGTGACCGTCTCGCACGCCGGGGATCAGGTGGCGTTCTACGCCGACTGGACCGGCCGGTTCGAGCTGTACGTGCAGAACCTGCGGACCGGGGAACGCCGGCAGCTCACGGACGGGCAGGCGCCGAAGGCGATCCGGGCGGGGTTCGTGTGGAGCCGCGACGACCGGCGCATCTACTTCAGCCGGGACGAGAACGGTGACGAGCGGCAGGCGATGTTCGAGCTGGACGTGAAGGGTGGGGGCGTGCGGGCGCTGCAGCACGACCCGCAGAGCATGGATTACGTGGTGGACGTTCACCCGGACGGGGGGCGGCTGCTGGTGAACAGCACGCGGGGCGGCATGATGAACGTGCACCTGTACGACCTGACCCGCGAGGGCCCGGACGCCTGGACGGCCCTGACCACGCTGGGGAACGCCACGATGGCGGGCGGGTTCAGCCCGGACGGGTCGCGCCTGACCGTGACCACGAACGAGAGTGCGGACCTGCGGAACACCGACGGGTACGTCCTGGGCTCGGACGGAAGCGGGTGGCGCCGGGTGTGGCACGTGCAGGAAGGCAGCCGCGACAGCCTGGGCGACTGGCACCCGGACGGAAAGCACGTGGCGGTGAGCAGTGACGCCAGCGGGGCCGGGCGGGTGGGGCTGCTGAACGTGGACAGTGGGGAGGTGCGCTGGTTCACGCCGGAAGGCGGTCCGGACGAGACGCCGGGGCGGTTCTCGCCGGACGGCCGGTGGCTGAGCGTGATCCGGAACGTGGACAGCACCCTCACGCCCGTGCTGTACGACACGCGCACCGGGGAGGGCCGGGTGCTGAACCTGCCCGCGGGGGTGGCGACCGGGTCGGCGTTCGCGCTGGACGGGCGGGCGCTGGTAATCACGCAGGGCACCACGACCACGCGCATGCAGACGCTGCTGTACGACCTGGCGTCGGACACGGCCGGGGTGCTGCTGCCCGCCGAGTACGGGGACGTGAACCCGGCGGATTTCGTGCCCGGCGAGTACGTGCGTTACCCCACCACGGACGGCCTGACCGTGCCGGCCATCCTGTACCGGCCGCGGGACCTGGACCCGGGCCGGCGGTACCCGGCGCTGGTGCACGTGCACGGCGGCCCGACCGCGCAGTTCTTCCGGATGTTCGACCCGCACGCGCAGTTCCTGGCGGACCGGGGGTACCTGGTGCTGTGCCCGAACATCCGCGGCAGCACCGGGTACGGCGTGGCCTGGCGGGACGCGAACCTGCTGGACTGGGGCGGCCGGGACCTGGCGGACGTGGCGGCCGGCGCGGCGTATCTGAAGTCCCTGCCGGAGGTGGACCCGGAGCGCCTGGGCATCTTCGGCGGGAGTTTCGGCGGGTACATGAGTTACCTCGCGCCGGTGAAGTACCCGGACCTGTTCCGGGTGAGCGTGCCGATCGTGGGCATCAGCGACCTGCGGCAGCTGCACGAGGACAACAGCCGCGTGATGCCGCAACTGGGGTATTACTTCCGCACCATGATGGGCGACCCGGAGGAGAACGCGGCGCTCTGGGCGGACCGGAGCGCCGTGACGCACGCCGCGCACTTAAAGGCGCACATGTTCATGATGCACGGTACGAACGACCCGCGCTGCCCGGTGAATCAGGCGCGCGGGTTCCGGGACGCGCTGGTCGCCGGCGGGAAGCGGGAGGGCGAGCACTTCGAGTACGTGGAGTTCGGGGATGAGGGGCACGGCTCGGCGGACATCGCCGGGAAGACCCGCAGTTACCGCCTGATGGCGGAGTACTTCGCCCGGCACCTGTAA
- the cutA gene encoding divalent-cation tolerance protein CutA: MSLVVLVTVPPERAPALARTLVQERLAGCVNIIGGLQSVYRWHGDVAEDPESMLVIKTSGEKYPDLEARIRELHSYEVPEIIALQYDRANSDFQEWLRRSLEPDHS, from the coding sequence ATGTCATTGGTCGTGCTGGTTACGGTTCCTCCGGAGCGTGCTCCGGCCCTTGCTCGGACGCTCGTTCAGGAACGGCTGGCCGGCTGCGTGAACATCATCGGCGGGTTGCAGAGCGTGTACCGCTGGCACGGCGACGTCGCCGAGGACCCCGAAAGCATGCTGGTCATCAAGACCAGCGGGGAAAAGTACCCCGACCTCGAAGCCCGCATCCGCGAGCTCCACTCCTACGAGGTCCCCGAGATCATCGCCCTGCAGTACGACCGCGCGAACAGCGACTTCCAGGAGTGGCTGCGCAGGAGCCTGGAACCCGACCACAGCTAG
- a CDS encoding manganese-dependent inorganic pyrophosphatase, with the protein MLAVFGHTNPDTDAISSALVYAHLLTRLGVPAQAYRLGDLNFETAFVLRELRMEAPPMLPALAAGTPVALVDHNESGQSAPNIAELTVTRVVDHHKLGDLTTSQPPFLRFEPVGCTGTILLKLHREAGLDVEALDAKLMLSAILSDTLHFRSPTTTQDDRDAVAFLAPVAGVTDVEAYALAMFAAKSDLGDTPAAQLLKMDYKVFPFGEPAQQWGVGVIETTNPAYVFGRKEELLRAMDEARAEDGLNGVLLSVVDILNETNRTFVLSATEEKVLREAFGVEATDGVADLGNRISRKKQIVPTLERYFAPEA; encoded by the coding sequence ATGCTTGCAGTGTTTGGCCATACGAACCCGGATACGGACGCGATCTCCTCGGCGCTGGTGTACGCGCACCTTCTCACGCGGCTGGGCGTGCCGGCCCAGGCGTACCGGCTGGGCGACCTGAATTTTGAGACGGCGTTTGTCCTGCGTGAACTGAGGATGGAGGCGCCGCCTATGCTGCCGGCCCTGGCGGCGGGGACACCGGTGGCGCTAGTGGACCACAACGAGAGTGGTCAGTCCGCGCCGAACATCGCGGAACTCACCGTGACACGCGTGGTGGACCACCACAAGCTGGGTGACCTGACGACTTCGCAGCCACCCTTCCTGCGGTTTGAGCCGGTGGGGTGCACGGGGACGATCCTGCTGAAACTGCACCGTGAGGCGGGGCTGGATGTTGAGGCCCTGGACGCGAAGTTGATGTTGAGCGCGATCCTGAGTGACACGCTGCACTTCCGCAGCCCGACGACGACGCAGGATGACCGGGACGCGGTGGCCTTCCTGGCGCCAGTTGCCGGCGTGACGGATGTGGAGGCGTACGCGCTGGCGATGTTCGCGGCGAAGAGCGACCTCGGGGACACGCCCGCTGCGCAGCTGTTGAAGATGGACTACAAGGTGTTCCCGTTCGGTGAGCCGGCGCAGCAGTGGGGTGTGGGCGTGATCGAGACGACGAACCCCGCCTACGTGTTCGGCCGGAAGGAAGAGTTGCTGCGGGCGATGGACGAGGCCCGCGCGGAGGACGGTCTGAACGGCGTGCTGCTGAGCGTGGTGGACATCCTGAACGAGACGAACCGGACCTTCGTGCTGAGCGCCACGGAGGAGAAGGTACTCCGGGAAGCGTTTGGTGTGGAGGCTACGGACGGCGTGGCCGATCTGGGCAACCGCATCAGCCGGAAGAAGCAGATCGTGCCGACCCTGGAGAGGTACTTCGCACCAGAGGCGTGA
- the accD gene encoding acetyl-CoA carboxylase, carboxyltransferase subunit beta has product MALDRFFRRRRPQPQATPDLPDLWTKCPACKEGLYNRELEANAFVCPKCGHHLRTDAAQRVAVLLDPESFEQMSGRVQPTDHLGFVDTEAYTDRLKRAQAKTGRPDAILTGTGRIHGLDVVVAVMDFAFSGGSMGSVVGEEIARAAEDAARRGWPLIVVAASGGARMQESALSLMQMAKTTVALEDLTTAGVPYVSILTDPTTGGVTASFATVADVILAEPGALIGFAGPRVIQQTIRQHLPEGFQRAEFLLTHGMVDDVVDRREQRAYLASLLGVLMKRPAEVSA; this is encoded by the coding sequence ATGGCTCTAGACCGTTTTTTCCGCCGTCGCCGGCCGCAGCCGCAGGCGACCCCCGACCTTCCGGACCTGTGGACGAAGTGCCCGGCGTGCAAGGAGGGGCTGTACAACCGGGAGCTGGAAGCGAACGCCTTCGTGTGCCCCAAATGCGGGCATCACCTCCGCACGGACGCGGCGCAGCGCGTGGCCGTGCTGCTCGACCCGGAGTCCTTCGAGCAGATGTCGGGCCGGGTGCAGCCCACCGATCACCTGGGCTTCGTGGACACCGAGGCGTACACCGACCGTCTGAAACGCGCCCAGGCGAAAACCGGCCGCCCGGACGCGATCCTGACCGGCACCGGGCGCATTCACGGGCTGGACGTGGTGGTGGCGGTCATGGACTTCGCGTTCAGTGGCGGCAGCATGGGCAGCGTGGTGGGTGAGGAGATCGCCCGCGCGGCCGAGGACGCCGCGCGGCGCGGCTGGCCGCTGATCGTGGTGGCGGCCAGCGGCGGCGCCCGCATGCAGGAAAGCGCGCTGTCGCTGATGCAGATGGCGAAGACGACCGTGGCCCTGGAGGACCTCACGACGGCCGGCGTGCCGTACGTGAGCATCCTGACGGACCCGACGACCGGCGGCGTGACCGCCAGTTTCGCCACGGTGGCCGACGTGATTCTCGCCGAGCCCGGCGCCCTGATCGGCTTCGCGGGCCCGCGCGTGATTCAGCAGACCATCCGCCAGCACCTCCCCGAGGGCTTCCAGCGCGCCGAGTTCCTGCTCACGCACGGCATGGTGGACGACGTCGTGGACCGCCGCGAGCAGCGCGCGTACCTCGCGTCCCTGCTGGGCGTGCTCATGAAGCGCCCCGCGGAGGTGAGCGCATGA
- a CDS encoding bifunctional folylpolyglutamate synthase/dihydrofolate synthase, with protein MTDASAVPSPLLDWLFARQRFGIHPGLGRVQALLGRLGDPQDRFQSFLVGGTNGKGSTAATLAAILQAEGRRVGLFTSPHLTHFAERFQVAGESLKTAEVEAALQQVRPHAEEVGASFFEIVTALGCLLFARVGVDVAVMEVGLGGRLDATNALSPALSVITNVALDHTEILGETHEAIAAEKAGILRAGRPAVTGVNPDLRGILDQEGADLWALDDLPLEVRSLGWEGAEVTLGLPDGASLSFRTPLLGAHGARNAALAALAAHRLGVSPEAIRAGAAGTVWPGRLEVLPFAGGRVLLDGAHNPDGAAALVAALRELGVERLPVVFGAAGDKDLSGVAAALVPLAECVILTRAVLSPRAADPQALAPLFPDVPVTVAPSPAEALDVLRALKAPLALVCGSLYLIGEVRPLLLGGASERRERWQ; from the coding sequence GTGACTGACGCTTCTGCTGTTCCCTCGCCGCTGCTGGACTGGCTGTTCGCCCGGCAGCGGTTCGGCATTCACCCCGGCCTGGGCCGCGTGCAGGCGCTCCTGGGCCGGCTGGGTGACCCACAGGACCGCTTTCAGTCGTTCCTGGTGGGTGGAACCAATGGAAAGGGCAGCACGGCCGCCACGCTGGCCGCCATACTCCAGGCCGAGGGCCGGCGGGTGGGGCTGTTCACCAGTCCGCACCTGACGCACTTCGCCGAGCGGTTTCAGGTGGCTGGAGAGTCACTGAAGACCGCAGAGGTAGAGGCAGCCCTCCAGCAGGTGCGGCCGCACGCGGAGGAGGTCGGGGCTTCGTTCTTCGAGATCGTCACGGCGTTGGGGTGCCTGCTGTTCGCCCGGGTTGGGGTGGACGTGGCGGTGATGGAGGTGGGACTGGGCGGCCGGCTGGACGCGACGAACGCGCTGAGCCCGGCGCTGAGCGTGATCACGAACGTGGCCCTGGACCACACGGAGATCCTGGGGGAGACGCACGAGGCGATCGCGGCGGAGAAGGCCGGCATCCTGCGGGCCGGACGGCCGGCGGTGACTGGGGTGAACCCGGATCTGCGCGGCATCCTGGACCAGGAGGGTGCGGACCTCTGGGCGCTCGATGACCTGCCCTTGGAGGTGCGCTCCCTGGGATGGGAGGGGGCGGAGGTGACGCTTGGTCTGCCAGACGGCGCCAGCCTGAGCTTCCGCACGCCGCTGCTGGGGGCGCACGGGGCCCGGAACGCCGCGCTGGCGGCGCTGGCCGCCCACCGGCTTGGGGTGAGCCCTGAAGCCATTCGGGCGGGCGCGGCGGGGACCGTGTGGCCGGGGCGCCTGGAGGTGCTGCCCTTCGCGGGGGGGCGGGTGCTGCTGGACGGCGCGCACAACCCGGACGGCGCGGCGGCACTCGTGGCGGCCCTCCGGGAACTGGGCGTGGAGCGGCTGCCGGTGGTGTTCGGCGCGGCTGGAGACAAGGACCTGAGCGGCGTGGCGGCGGCCCTGGTGCCCTTGGCGGAGTGCGTGATTCTCACCCGGGCGGTGCTGAGTCCGCGTGCAGCCGACCCGCAGGCACTGGCGCCGCTGTTCCCAGACGTGCCGGTCACCGTGGCTCCGTCGCCTGCCGAGGCCCTGGACGTTCTGCGGGCCCTGAAGGCTCCGCTGGCGCTGGTGTGCGGCAGCCTGTACCTGATCGGGGAGGTGCGGCCGCTGCTGCTGGGCGGGGCGTCCGAGCGGCGGGAGCGCTGGCAGTAG
- the glyA gene encoding serine hydroxymethyltransferase, with protein MTTADTPPQARDTALFDLIAKEADRQKHGLELIASENFTSAAVREAQGSVLTNKYAEGYPGKRWYGGCEVVDQVEQLAIDRVKELFGAAWANVQPHSGSSANLAVYNALIEPGSTVLGMDLSHGGHLTHGNPVNFSGLRYHIVGYKVNPDTELIDMDEVRRLAHEHKPKMIIAGASAYSRQIDFAAFRAVADEVGAVLFADIAHIAGLIAAGEHPNALPHAHVVASTTHKTLRGPRGGIILSNDPELGAKIDRAVFPGYQGGPLEHVIAAKAVAFGEALQPAFKTYAQQIIKNARALASELEARGYRVVSGGTDNHMFVLDLRPQGLNGTKATRRLDANHITISKSTLPYDTEKILHGGGIRIGTPAVTTRGMTEAHMPTIADLIHRALQGETVIDEVHAFASGFRIP; from the coding sequence ATGACGACCGCCGACACCCCCCCTCAGGCCCGCGACACGGCCCTGTTCGACCTGATCGCCAAGGAAGCCGACCGCCAGAAGCACGGCCTGGAACTGATCGCCAGCGAGAACTTCACGTCCGCGGCCGTGCGGGAAGCGCAGGGGTCCGTCCTGACCAACAAGTACGCCGAGGGCTACCCCGGCAAGCGCTGGTACGGCGGCTGCGAGGTCGTGGACCAGGTCGAGCAGCTCGCCATCGACCGCGTGAAGGAACTGTTCGGCGCCGCGTGGGCGAACGTGCAGCCCCACAGTGGCAGCAGCGCGAACCTCGCCGTGTACAACGCCCTGATCGAACCCGGCAGCACCGTGCTCGGCATGGACCTCTCGCACGGCGGACACCTCACGCACGGCAACCCCGTGAACTTCTCCGGCCTGCGCTACCACATCGTCGGGTACAAGGTGAACCCCGACACTGAACTCATCGACATGGACGAGGTGCGCCGCCTCGCGCACGAGCACAAACCCAAGATGATCATCGCCGGCGCCAGCGCCTACAGCCGCCAGATCGACTTCGCCGCCTTCCGCGCCGTGGCCGACGAGGTGGGCGCCGTGCTGTTCGCCGACATCGCGCACATCGCCGGCCTGATCGCCGCCGGGGAACACCCCAACGCCCTGCCCCACGCCCACGTGGTCGCCAGCACCACCCACAAGACCCTGCGCGGCCCGCGCGGCGGCATCATCCTCAGCAACGACCCGGAACTCGGCGCGAAGATCGACCGGGCGGTGTTCCCCGGCTACCAGGGCGGGCCCCTCGAACACGTGATCGCCGCGAAGGCCGTGGCGTTCGGCGAGGCGCTGCAACCCGCGTTCAAGACCTACGCGCAGCAGATCATCAAGAACGCCCGCGCCCTGGCCAGCGAACTCGAAGCCCGCGGGTACCGCGTGGTGTCCGGTGGCACCGACAACCACATGTTCGTGCTGGACCTGCGCCCCCAGGGCCTGAACGGCACCAAGGCCACCAGGCGCCTGGACGCCAACCACATCACCATCAGCAAGAGCACCCTGCCGTACGACACGGAAAAGATCCTGCACGGCGGCGGCATCCGCATCGGCACGCCCGCCGTCACCACCCGCGGCATGACCGAGGCGCACATGCCCACCATCGCCGACCTGATCCACCGCGCCCTGCAGGGCGAAACGGTCATCGACGAGGTGCACGCCTTCGCGAGCGGCTTCCGCATTCCCTGA
- a CDS encoding acetyl-CoA carboxylase carboxyltransferase subunit alpha: MTAADTLRELETRLRDLEATAGKAGPESAAALGPAIEALRSEVGRLRAESGTGMGRWERVQLARAQGRPTALDYVERLCTEFHELHGDRRYADDPALIGGPARWNGEPVMLLLQQKGRDTKSKIKRRFGSANPEGYRKAVRLMDLADKFGLPVVALVDTQGAYPGLEAEERGQGWAIAESIRRMLNLRVPVVSVVIGEGGSGGALAVGVGNRVLIQENAWYSVISPEGAASIIWKDATKAPLAAEALKLTAPDLLEMGIVEEVIAEPAGGAHLDMDGAARAVGEAVSRHLQELAGLNAEELLRQRHDRFRALGAYTETDA, encoded by the coding sequence ATGACCGCGGCCGACACGCTGAGGGAACTGGAAACGCGCCTGCGTGACCTGGAAGCGACCGCCGGGAAGGCCGGTCCGGAATCCGCCGCTGCCCTGGGCCCGGCCATCGAGGCGCTGCGCTCGGAAGTGGGCCGCCTGCGCGCCGAGAGCGGCACCGGGATGGGCCGCTGGGAGCGGGTGCAGCTCGCCCGCGCGCAGGGCCGGCCCACCGCGCTGGACTACGTGGAGCGGCTGTGCACCGAGTTCCACGAGCTGCACGGCGACCGCCGCTACGCCGACGACCCCGCCCTGATCGGCGGGCCGGCCCGCTGGAACGGGGAGCCGGTCATGCTGCTGCTGCAGCAGAAGGGCCGGGACACCAAGAGCAAGATCAAACGCCGCTTCGGCAGCGCGAACCCGGAAGGGTACCGCAAGGCCGTGCGCCTGATGGACCTGGCGGACAAGTTCGGGCTGCCGGTGGTGGCGCTGGTGGACACGCAGGGCGCCTACCCGGGCCTGGAGGCCGAGGAACGCGGGCAGGGCTGGGCGATCGCGGAGAGCATCCGCCGCATGCTGAACCTGCGCGTGCCGGTGGTGAGCGTCGTGATCGGCGAGGGCGGGTCCGGCGGGGCACTGGCGGTGGGCGTGGGCAACCGCGTGCTGATCCAGGAGAACGCCTGGTACAGCGTGATCTCCCCGGAAGGCGCGGCCAGCATCATCTGGAAGGACGCCACCAAGGCCCCCCTGGCCGCCGAGGCCCTGAAGCTGACGGCGCCGGACCTGCTGGAGATGGGCATTGTGGAGGAGGTCATCGCGGAACCGGCGGGCGGCGCGCACCTGGACATGGACGGGGCCGCCCGGGCGGTGGGCGAGGCGGTGAGCCGCCACCTGCAGGAGCTCGCGGGCCTGAACGCCGAGGAGCTGCTGCGGCAGCGCCACGACCGCTTCCGGGCGCTGGGGGCGTACACCGAGACCGATGCCTGA